Proteins encoded together in one Campylobacter peloridis LMG 23910 window:
- a CDS encoding TlpA family protein disulfide reductase: MVAFKIFYSFLALVFLVFLNACSNNEFKALNSSQNYIFKYNGFEKTLKIQNSNQAYALFFFTQDCGACKAQIPILNALYKDKNFTIIAVLNGVKNQEEAEKIALEKRLDFPLLYESKASLFLSKAVGGIYGVPVIVFFDENANINEKFIGLTPKGILENKIKFLQ, from the coding sequence ATGGTCGCATTTAAAATCTTCTATAGCTTCTTGGCTTTAGTTTTTTTAGTATTTTTAAATGCATGCTCAAATAACGAATTTAAAGCCTTAAATTCAAGTCAAAACTACATTTTCAAATACAATGGTTTTGAAAAAACTTTAAAAATTCAAAATTCAAATCAAGCTTATGCTTTATTTTTTTTCACTCAAGATTGTGGTGCGTGTAAAGCACAAATTCCTATACTAAATGCACTTTATAAAGATAAAAATTTTACTATCATCGCTGTACTAAACGGAGTTAAAAATCAAGAGGAGGCAGAAAAAATTGCTTTAGAAAAAAGACTAGATTTTCCGCTTTTATATGAAAGTAAAGCTAGTTTGTTTTTATCTAAAGCAGTGGGTGGAATTTATGGCGTGCCTGTGATAGTTTTTTTTGATGAAAATGCTAATATAAATGAAAAATTTATAGGACTTACTCCAAAAGGTATTTTGGAAAATAAAATTAAATTCTTACAATGA